The proteins below come from a single Rhizobium tropici CIAT 899 genomic window:
- a CDS encoding TetR/AcrR family transcriptional regulator — protein sequence MENMRMTSQKSSEELKTRAPKRQRGHDRVAVLLEAAAKVFARRGYDAATMTEIAAEAHSSIGSLYQFFPTKPLLAEALHIDRLERLKAGLRDMAERSIGLSAAGSGEAIFDALAAFIEQYPEFPVLAGRRDIPKDRKARSRAELRELIAAFLRQAHPPITDDIVLMAGIVLELLRIAVVVSSDPDAAEDRRVFAELRLMLRKRLEDATAKD from the coding sequence ATGGAAAATATGAGGATGACCTCACAAAAATCAAGTGAAGAATTGAAGACGCGTGCGCCGAAACGGCAGCGGGGGCACGATCGCGTTGCCGTTCTGCTCGAAGCGGCGGCGAAAGTCTTTGCGCGCAGGGGTTACGATGCGGCCACGATGACGGAGATCGCGGCGGAGGCGCATTCATCGATCGGCTCGCTCTATCAGTTCTTTCCGACAAAGCCGCTGCTCGCCGAGGCGCTGCATATTGATCGCCTGGAGCGCCTTAAGGCGGGGCTTCGTGACATGGCGGAACGGAGCATAGGGCTTTCCGCCGCCGGTAGCGGCGAGGCAATCTTCGATGCGCTTGCCGCTTTCATCGAGCAATATCCCGAGTTTCCCGTACTAGCCGGGCGTCGCGATATTCCCAAGGACCGCAAGGCTCGCTCGCGCGCGGAGTTGAGGGAGCTGATTGCCGCCTTTCTGCGGCAGGCCCATCCGCCGATCACGGACGATATCGTGCTGATGGCGGGCATCGTGCTCGAATTGCTGCGCATTGCCGTCGTCGTTTCCAGCGACCCGGATGCCGCCGAAGACCGGCGCGTCTTTGCGGAACTGCGGCTGATGCTGCGCAAACGTCTTGAGGATGCTACGGCAAAAGATTGA
- a CDS encoding extracellular solute-binding protein, whose product MALSRLKAGLVVSLFCLLAMPLSTKAEEPQFRIGTAILGDLKYQPGFKHFDYVNPDAPKGGELKLSAEGTFDTLNPVLFKGNPASGLSMVFDTLMKSSNDEIATSYGLLAEGVSYPDDIASATFRLRAEAKWADGTPVTPDDVVFSFDRTKELNPLATSIYSHVTRAEKTGDRDVTFYFNEKNNRELPFIAGQLLIVPKDWWESAGADGKPRDISRTTLEPIMGSGPYKIVSVQPGSSIRYELRDDYWGKNLPVNIGQNNFGAISYTYYADKDVQFEAFRSGNTDFWQDQSASHWVTAYDFPAVKDGRIKRDELPNSLRSVGIMQAVVLNLRRDQFKDQRVREALNYAYDFEEMNRALAFGQLTRVNSFFFGTELASSGLPTGEELNILNSIKDKVPPEVFSTPYTNPVGGDQQKARENLRKAIELFKEAGYVLKGNRMVNEKTGQPFTMEILLGSPSMERSNLPYVQNLRRIGIDATLRTVDSSQYINRIRSFDYDATWNVWGTSLPPGSEQIDYWGSASANRQGSRNYAGISDPGVDILIGKLVSAATLEEKTAAAKALDRVLLAHHYVVPLFYGTTNKIAYWDKFEHLPELPYYSIGFPDVWWSKSAGK is encoded by the coding sequence ATGGCATTGTCGCGGTTGAAAGCAGGCTTGGTCGTTTCTCTTTTTTGCCTGCTGGCAATGCCTTTATCCACGAAAGCCGAAGAGCCACAATTCCGCATCGGCACCGCCATTCTCGGCGACCTCAAATACCAGCCCGGCTTCAAGCATTTCGATTATGTCAATCCGGATGCGCCGAAGGGCGGCGAGCTTAAGCTTTCGGCCGAAGGGACGTTCGACACGCTCAATCCCGTGCTGTTTAAGGGCAACCCCGCCAGCGGATTGTCAATGGTTTTCGATACGCTGATGAAATCGTCCAATGACGAGATTGCCACTTCCTACGGCTTGCTTGCCGAGGGCGTCTCCTATCCCGATGACATAGCGAGCGCCACCTTCCGCTTACGCGCCGAGGCGAAATGGGCCGATGGCACACCGGTGACCCCGGATGATGTGGTTTTCAGCTTCGATCGAACCAAGGAGCTCAACCCTCTCGCGACCAGTATCTATTCCCACGTGACGCGAGCCGAAAAGACCGGCGACAGGGATGTCACCTTCTATTTCAATGAAAAGAACAATCGCGAACTTCCTTTTATTGCCGGCCAGTTGCTGATCGTGCCGAAAGATTGGTGGGAGAGCGCCGGCGCGGACGGAAAGCCGCGCGATATCTCCCGGACGACACTCGAGCCGATCATGGGATCCGGACCGTATAAGATCGTCTCCGTGCAGCCTGGATCATCGATCCGATACGAACTACGCGACGACTATTGGGGCAAGAACCTGCCGGTCAATATCGGCCAGAATAACTTCGGGGCGATTTCCTATACCTACTACGCCGACAAGGATGTGCAATTCGAAGCCTTTCGCAGCGGAAACACCGATTTCTGGCAGGACCAGTCAGCAAGTCATTGGGTGACCGCATATGACTTTCCAGCCGTCAAGGACGGCCGCATCAAGCGCGACGAGCTGCCCAACTCGCTGCGCTCTGTCGGCATCATGCAGGCGGTGGTGCTCAATCTCCGGCGCGATCAGTTCAAGGATCAGCGTGTGCGCGAGGCGTTGAACTACGCCTATGATTTCGAGGAGATGAACCGGGCGCTTGCCTTTGGCCAGCTGACCCGCGTCAACTCCTTCTTTTTCGGCACCGAGCTTGCCTCTTCGGGGCTGCCCACGGGCGAGGAATTGAATATCCTCAACAGCATCAAGGATAAGGTGCCGCCCGAAGTCTTCAGCACGCCCTATACCAATCCGGTTGGCGGCGACCAACAAAAGGCCCGCGAAAATCTGCGCAAGGCGATCGAGCTTTTCAAGGAAGCCGGTTATGTGTTGAAGGGCAATCGCATGGTCAACGAAAAGACCGGCCAGCCCTTCACGATGGAAATCCTGCTCGGCAGTCCTTCGATGGAAAGATCAAATCTACCCTACGTACAGAACCTGCGCCGCATTGGCATCGATGCGACCCTCAGAACGGTCGATTCATCGCAATACATCAACCGTATTCGCAGCTTCGACTATGATGCGACCTGGAACGTCTGGGGCACGTCTCTGCCGCCCGGCAGTGAACAGATCGATTACTGGGGCTCGGCTTCCGCAAACCGCCAAGGCTCTCGCAACTACGCCGGCATATCCGATCCGGGTGTCGATATATTGATCGGCAAGCTTGTCTCTGCCGCGACCCTCGAAGAGAAGACTGCTGCCGCCAAGGCGCTTGACCGTGTACTGCTCGCCCACCACTACGTTGTCCCGCTTTTTTATGGGACGACGAACAAGATCGCTTATTGGGACAAGTTCGAGCATCTGCCCGAACTGCCCTATTACTCCATCGGCTTCCCCGATGTCTGGTGGTCGAAAAGCGCCGGAAAGTGA
- the dapB gene encoding 4-hydroxy-tetrahydrodipicolinate reductase produces MSDDAMKLVVVGAAGRMGQALIRLVHATEGVTLHAAVARPGSAFIGKDAGEIAGLGPIGIPVTDDPLSAFLHAEGVIDFTTPATSVTFAGLAAQARIVHIIGTTGCSDEDEAKFKAAARHARIVKSGNMGLGINLLSVLVEQAARALPSNDWDIEVLEMHHRHKVDAPSGTALLLGQAAAKGRGIDLNDNSVRVRDGHTGPRPVGTIGFATLRGGGVVGDHSVIFASESERLTLSHNAGDRSLFARGALQAALWARDKKPGFYSMLDVLGLSTR; encoded by the coding sequence ATGAGCGACGATGCGATGAAGCTGGTGGTGGTTGGCGCGGCGGGCCGCATGGGACAGGCTCTCATCCGCCTCGTTCACGCGACCGAGGGTGTAACCCTGCACGCCGCCGTCGCCCGTCCCGGCTCCGCTTTCATCGGCAAGGACGCCGGCGAGATCGCCGGGCTTGGGCCGATCGGCATTCCCGTCACCGACGATCCGCTTTCCGCTTTCCTGCATGCCGAAGGCGTCATCGATTTCACGACGCCGGCAACCAGCGTCACCTTTGCCGGCCTCGCCGCACAGGCACGCATCGTCCATATCATCGGCACGACCGGCTGCTCGGACGAGGACGAAGCGAAGTTCAAGGCAGCTGCGCGCCATGCCCGCATCGTCAAATCGGGCAATATGGGCCTTGGCATCAACCTTTTGAGCGTGCTCGTGGAGCAGGCGGCACGGGCGCTCCCCTCGAACGACTGGGACATCGAGGTGCTGGAAATGCATCATCGCCACAAGGTGGATGCGCCCTCGGGCACGGCACTCCTGCTCGGCCAGGCTGCGGCGAAAGGCCGTGGCATCGACCTCAACGACAATTCCGTGCGCGTGCGCGATGGCCATACCGGCCCGCGCCCGGTGGGCACGATCGGCTTTGCGACCCTGCGCGGCGGCGGCGTGGTCGGCGATCACTCGGTGATCTTCGCCAGCGAGAGCGAACGGCTGACGCTGTCGCACAATGCCGGCGACCGGTCGCTGTTTGCGCGCGGCGCGCTGCAGGCGGCGCTCTGGGCGCGCGACAAGAAACCCGGCTTCTATTCCATGCTCGATGTTCTCGGGCTCTCCACACGTTGA
- a CDS encoding microcin C ABC transporter permease YejB: MGAYILRRLLLMIPTIVGIMAISFTIVQFAPGGPVEQVIAQLTGQGDNANGRLSGGGTDLAAQQSLDDSSSKYRGAQGLDPELIAKLDKQFGFDKPPLERFGQMMWNYIRFDFGESFFRNTTVIDLIAQKLPVSISLGIWILIFSYAISIPLGIRKAVQDGSTFDVWTSGIIIIGYAVPSFLFGIMLIVLFAGGSFFDWFPLRGLVSDNFADLTWWQKILDYLWHLVLPLISLSLAAFATTTLLTKNSFIEEIKKQYVITARAKGLSERRVLYGHVFRNAMLIVIAGFPGAFISAFFTGSLLIENIFSLDGLGRLSYLSVVQRDYPVVFATLFIFSLLGLVVSLVSDLIYTWIDPRIDFERREV, translated from the coding sequence ATGGGCGCCTATATCCTGCGACGTCTCCTGCTGATGATCCCGACCATTGTCGGCATCATGGCGATTTCCTTCACCATCGTGCAGTTCGCGCCGGGCGGCCCGGTCGAGCAGGTCATCGCGCAGCTGACCGGGCAGGGAGATAATGCCAATGGCCGCCTGTCGGGTGGTGGTACGGACCTGGCTGCCCAGCAATCCCTGGACGATAGCAGCTCGAAATATCGCGGCGCACAGGGTCTCGATCCGGAACTGATCGCCAAGCTCGACAAGCAGTTCGGCTTCGACAAGCCGCCGCTCGAGCGTTTCGGCCAGATGATGTGGAACTATATCCGCTTCGATTTCGGCGAGAGCTTTTTCCGCAATACCACCGTCATCGACCTCATCGCCCAGAAGCTGCCGGTGTCGATTTCGCTCGGCATCTGGATCCTGATCTTCTCCTACGCCATTTCCATTCCGCTCGGCATCCGCAAAGCGGTGCAGGACGGCTCGACTTTCGATGTCTGGACCTCGGGCATCATCATCATCGGCTATGCTGTCCCGAGCTTCCTGTTCGGCATCATGCTGATCGTGCTGTTTGCCGGCGGCTCCTTCTTCGACTGGTTCCCGCTGCGCGGCCTCGTCTCCGACAACTTCGCCGACCTCACCTGGTGGCAGAAGATCCTCGATTATCTCTGGCATCTGGTGCTGCCGCTGATTTCGCTGTCGCTCGCCGCCTTCGCCACCACGACGCTGCTCACGAAGAATTCCTTCATCGAAGAGATCAAGAAGCAATATGTCATCACCGCCCGCGCCAAGGGCTTGAGCGAACGGCGCGTGCTCTATGGCCATGTCTTCCGCAACGCCATGCTGATCGTCATTGCCGGCTTTCCCGGCGCCTTCATTTCCGCCTTCTTCACCGGTTCGCTGCTGATCGAAAACATCTTCTCGCTCGATGGCCTGGGGCGCTTGAGTTATCTCTCCGTTGTCCAGCGCGATTATCCGGTGGTGTTTGCCACGCTCTTCATCTTCTCGCTGCTCGGCCTCGTCGTCAGCCTCGTCTCCGATCTCATCTACACCTGGATCGATCCGCGCATCGACTTCGAGCGGAGGGAGGTGTGA
- a CDS encoding methylglyoxal synthase yields the protein MAGSKCIALIAHDQKKDAMAEFARRNEAALANWNIVATGTTGGRVLDACPDLKVTRLKSGPLGGDQQIGALIATGEIDMLVFFIDPLTPHPHDVDVKALTRLAVLYDIPMALNESTAERLIKTLNH from the coding sequence ATGGCCGGCAGCAAATGCATCGCACTGATCGCGCATGATCAGAAAAAAGATGCGATGGCAGAGTTTGCACGGCGCAACGAGGCCGCCCTTGCCAATTGGAACATCGTCGCCACGGGTACGACGGGCGGCCGCGTGCTGGATGCCTGCCCCGACCTCAAGGTCACCCGCCTGAAAAGCGGGCCGCTCGGCGGCGATCAGCAGATCGGTGCGCTCATCGCCACCGGCGAGATCGACATGCTCGTCTTCTTCATCGATCCTCTCACTCCGCACCCGCACGACGTCGACGTGAAGGCATTGACGCGGCTTGCCGTTCTCTACGACATTCCGATGGCGCTCAACGAATCCACCGCCGAGCGGCTGATCAAAACACTGAACCATTAA
- the phnF gene encoding phosphonate metabolism transcriptional regulator PhnF encodes MAGQKIQRQTGVALWRQIADRIRTSINHGDFDETGMVPPETVLALQFGVNRHTIRSALAALAQEGIVRAVQGRGTLIERKERLSFPISRRTRFSQGIGDQVRETRSVLLASGEEAASAELARQLKIRSGTPLIRLETLGQADHRPVSRATSWFPADRFGDIAEVYRTTGSITKAFKELGVPDYVRVVTEITATHADEGDLTDLQLSPGAIVLVAQALNADLDNVPVQYSISRFAADRVRFTVEN; translated from the coding sequence ATGGCTGGGCAGAAGATACAGAGGCAGACGGGCGTGGCGCTCTGGCGGCAGATTGCCGACCGCATTCGCACGTCAATTAATCACGGCGATTTCGACGAGACCGGCATGGTGCCGCCGGAAACCGTGCTGGCGCTGCAGTTCGGCGTCAACAGGCACACGATCAGAAGTGCGTTGGCGGCGCTCGCCCAGGAAGGCATCGTCAGGGCCGTGCAGGGACGCGGGACGCTGATCGAGCGCAAGGAGCGGCTGAGTTTTCCGATTTCAAGGCGCACGCGATTTTCGCAGGGGATCGGCGATCAGGTGCGCGAGACCCGCAGCGTACTGCTTGCATCAGGTGAAGAGGCCGCCAGCGCCGAATTGGCCAGGCAGCTGAAAATCAGGTCCGGAACGCCGCTGATAAGGCTCGAAACGCTGGGTCAGGCGGATCATCGGCCTGTATCGCGCGCCACCAGTTGGTTTCCGGCGGATCGTTTTGGCGATATTGCGGAGGTCTATCGGACAACCGGTTCGATCACCAAGGCATTCAAGGAGCTTGGCGTTCCTGACTACGTCCGCGTCGTCACCGAGATCACCGCGACGCATGCTGACGAAGGCGATCTCACCGATCTGCAGCTATCCCCGGGCGCCATTGTTCTCGTCGCCCAGGCGCTGAACGCGGATCTCGATAATGTCCCCGTGCAATACTCGATTTCCCGCTTCGCCGCGGACAGGGTGCGTTTCACCGTCGAGAATTGA
- a CDS encoding glucokinase, translating into MPELNHSDAPLPFPILIGDIGGTNARFSILADADSEQEHFPVVQTANFATIDDAIKLALENSKVQPRSAILAMAGPVQGDEIPLTNCPWVIRPKTMIANLGIEDVLVINDFEAQALAIAEISDEHRQTIGHASGNMTASRVVLGPGTGLGVGALVHTQHQWVPVPGEGGHIDLGPRTERDLQIWPHLEPIEGRISAEQVICGRGLQNLYHAICAADGIEPSLKEPADITNHALAGTNKQAEETLTLFVTYLGRVAGDFAMVFMARGGVYLSGGIPQKILPALQKPEFRAAFEDKAPHTELMKTIPTHVVVNPLAALSGLATYARKPTNFGLATEGRRWRR; encoded by the coding sequence ATGCCCGAGCTCAATCACAGTGATGCCCCCTTGCCTTTCCCAATCCTGATCGGCGATATCGGCGGCACCAATGCACGCTTCTCGATCCTTGCCGATGCGGACTCCGAGCAGGAGCACTTCCCGGTCGTGCAGACGGCGAATTTCGCCACGATCGACGATGCGATCAAACTCGCCCTCGAAAACAGCAAGGTTCAGCCGCGCTCGGCAATTCTCGCCATGGCCGGGCCGGTACAGGGTGATGAGATTCCTCTGACCAATTGCCCCTGGGTGATCCGTCCGAAGACGATGATCGCCAATCTCGGCATCGAAGACGTGCTCGTCATCAACGACTTCGAGGCGCAGGCGCTCGCGATCGCCGAGATTTCCGACGAGCACCGCCAAACCATCGGCCACGCATCCGGGAACATGACCGCATCGCGCGTCGTGCTCGGGCCGGGCACCGGGCTTGGCGTCGGCGCCCTGGTTCATACCCAGCATCAATGGGTGCCCGTGCCGGGCGAAGGCGGCCATATCGATCTTGGGCCGCGTACGGAACGCGACCTGCAGATCTGGCCGCATCTGGAACCTATCGAAGGCCGCATCTCGGCCGAGCAGGTGATCTGCGGCCGCGGTCTGCAGAACCTTTATCATGCGATCTGCGCGGCTGATGGCATCGAACCGAGCCTGAAGGAGCCGGCCGATATCACCAATCATGCACTCGCCGGCACCAATAAGCAGGCCGAGGAGACGCTGACACTGTTCGTCACCTATCTCGGCCGCGTCGCCGGCGATTTCGCCATGGTCTTCATGGCGCGCGGTGGCGTCTATCTCTCGGGCGGTATCCCGCAGAAGATCCTGCCCGCGTTGCAGAAGCCCGAATTCCGTGCCGCCTTCGAAGACAAGGCACCGCACACGGAATTGATGAAAACGATCCCGACGCATGTGGTCGTCAATCCGCTGGCAGCGCTTTCCGGCCTTGCGACCTATGCCCGCAAGCCCACAAACTTCGGCCTTGCGACAGAAGGCCGTCGCTGGCGGCGTTAA
- a CDS encoding 2,3-bisphosphoglycerate-dependent phosphoglycerate mutase produces the protein MSGTLVLVRHGQSDWNLKNLFTGWKDPDLTELGIQEAKTGGKALADYGIKYDIAFTSALTRAQHTLKIILDEIGQQGLETIRDQALNERDYGDLSGLNKDDARAKWGEEQVHIWRRSYDVPPPGGESLRDTGARVWPYYLTEILPRVLAGQNVLVAAHGNSLRSLVMVLDRLSKAQILELNLATGVPMVYKLKADSTVASKEVLGDMSGAH, from the coding sequence ATGAGCGGCACTCTCGTTCTCGTTCGCCACGGGCAGAGCGACTGGAATTTGAAGAATCTCTTTACCGGCTGGAAAGACCCCGATCTGACCGAGCTTGGCATCCAAGAGGCCAAGACCGGCGGCAAGGCACTGGCCGATTACGGCATCAAGTACGATATCGCCTTCACCTCGGCGCTGACGCGCGCCCAGCACACGTTGAAAATCATTCTCGACGAAATCGGCCAGCAGGGCCTTGAAACCATTAGGGATCAGGCGCTGAATGAGCGTGACTATGGCGACCTCTCCGGCCTCAACAAGGATGACGCCCGCGCCAAGTGGGGCGAAGAGCAGGTTCACATCTGGCGCCGCTCCTATGACGTTCCGCCGCCGGGCGGCGAAAGCTTGCGCGACACCGGCGCCCGCGTCTGGCCCTATTACCTGACGGAAATCCTGCCGCGCGTTCTCGCCGGTCAGAATGTGCTTGTTGCCGCCCATGGCAATTCGCTGCGCTCGCTCGTCATGGTTCTCGATCGCCTGAGCAAGGCGCAGATCCTGGAGCTCAACCTCGCGACCGGCGTACCGATGGTCTACAAGCTCAAGGCCGACTCCACCGTCGCCTCGAAGGAAGTCCTCGGCGACATGTCCGGCGCTCACTGA
- the mepA gene encoding penicillin-insensitive murein endopeptidase, with amino-acid sequence MASLLARAFRTIGKFSLATSIGMGLIAGDALAQQATPSPGSAKAVFGAVTLPTQGAPQSIGFYAKGCLAGAVALPADGPTWQAMRLSRNRRWGRPELIGLLERLSRDAAKNDGWPGLLVGDISQPRGGPMINGHASHQIGLDADVWLTPMPRRKMTAEEREALPFTTMLAKDKFLTINDKVWTPAHARLLMRAASYPEVERIFVNPAIKKKMCESWTGDRSNLGKLRPEYGHDSHFHIRLRCPAGSAGCTGQAPVAAGDGCDKSLAWWFGPQPWAKPKPSDKPPQKPREVMVADLPKACQAVLAAPSIASTRPIASGAKTAGVSAETDALPVSGDTPPGQIPQQ; translated from the coding sequence ATGGCTTCACTTCTGGCTCGCGCCTTTCGAACGATCGGCAAATTCTCTCTCGCAACCTCGATCGGGATGGGCCTTATCGCCGGCGATGCGCTGGCGCAGCAGGCCACACCTTCGCCCGGCAGCGCAAAAGCGGTCTTCGGCGCCGTGACGCTGCCGACGCAGGGGGCGCCGCAATCAATCGGCTTCTATGCAAAGGGTTGCCTTGCGGGCGCAGTCGCTCTGCCGGCCGACGGCCCGACGTGGCAGGCGATGCGCCTGTCGCGCAATCGCCGCTGGGGCCGGCCGGAGTTGATCGGCCTGCTTGAGCGGCTGTCGCGCGATGCAGCCAAGAATGACGGCTGGCCGGGCCTGCTTGTCGGCGATATCTCGCAGCCGCGCGGCGGCCCGATGATCAACGGTCACGCCTCGCATCAGATCGGCCTCGATGCGGACGTCTGGCTGACGCCTATGCCACGGCGCAAGATGACGGCGGAGGAGCGCGAAGCCCTGCCCTTCACCACGATGCTCGCCAAGGACAAGTTCCTGACGATCAATGACAAGGTCTGGACACCGGCGCATGCGCGCCTGCTGATGCGCGCGGCGAGTTACCCCGAGGTCGAGCGCATCTTCGTCAACCCGGCGATCAAGAAGAAGATGTGCGAGAGCTGGACGGGCGATCGCAGCAATCTCGGCAAGCTGCGGCCGGAATACGGGCACGACTCGCATTTCCATATCCGCCTTCGCTGCCCAGCTGGTTCCGCCGGCTGCACGGGGCAGGCGCCGGTCGCCGCCGGTGATGGCTGCGACAAGTCGCTTGCCTGGTGGTTCGGACCGCAGCCCTGGGCCAAGCCGAAGCCCAGCGACAAGCCGCCCCAAAAGCCGCGCGAGGTCATGGTTGCGGATCTGCCCAAAGCCTGCCAGGCTGTATTGGCAGCACCTTCGATAGCCTCCACGCGTCCTATCGCCTCCGGCGCCAAAACAGCCGGCGTTTCGGCGGAGACGGATGCGCTGCCGGTTTCGGGCGATACCCCGCCGGGTCAGATTCCGCAGCAATAG
- a CDS encoding ABC transporter ATP-binding protein, protein MLKRIIAENGRDHIRGYSIAITCLIFVALSTAYIGYIVKSVIDSAFIARDIVDAWKICFSIFLVFVVRGFAGYFQSVILSKIGNNIIARYQRRLYSHLMTLSVGFFSEARSAQLAARVSQNVSGIRDVMNLTITSTARDLLTFIALLCVMVFQDPVLSIAFVVIAPPLFFALRYISKRLRAATRDAIVLNSHVLGAMQETIQGVSIVKAFTMEEELERKINKLITAAEHRQNRIARLSERNGPLIETVAGFAIASLFAYAAYRSIYDNVSPGVFFSFATSLLLAYDPARRLAKLQVQLERAVVNARMIYELLDMEPRQRDLPDAKPLVVTEARIEFRDVHFAYGDDAVLSGVNFTAEGGQTTALVGPSGAGKSTVINLIPRFYDPKAGSIFIDGQDIAHVTKQSLREQLAYVSQQPYLFEGTIRDNIRYGRPEATDAEIKEAARLAYAHDFIEAQPMGYDTPVGENGVTLSGGQRQRLSIARALVRNAPILLLDEATSALDTESEAAVQKALEEAMSGRTVVVIAHRLSTVVRAEKIVVMQNGRVVEEGNHETLATSDNGLYARLNNLQLPAISSNSRK, encoded by the coding sequence ATGCTGAAGCGTATTATCGCCGAGAACGGCCGCGATCATATCCGCGGCTACTCCATCGCGATTACCTGCCTGATCTTCGTTGCGCTTTCGACCGCTTACATCGGCTACATCGTCAAGTCGGTCATCGACAGCGCCTTCATCGCGCGCGATATCGTCGATGCATGGAAAATCTGCTTCAGCATCTTCCTCGTCTTCGTGGTGCGCGGCTTTGCCGGATATTTCCAGTCGGTCATCCTGTCAAAGATCGGCAACAACATCATCGCCCGCTACCAGCGCCGGCTCTATTCGCACCTGATGACGCTATCGGTCGGCTTCTTCAGCGAAGCGCGCTCCGCGCAGCTCGCCGCCCGCGTCAGCCAGAACGTCTCGGGCATCCGCGATGTCATGAACCTGACGATCACGTCGACGGCACGCGACCTTCTGACCTTCATCGCCCTGCTTTGCGTCATGGTGTTCCAGGATCCGGTGCTCAGCATCGCATTCGTCGTCATCGCGCCGCCGCTCTTCTTCGCGCTGCGCTATATTTCCAAGCGCCTGCGCGCCGCCACGCGCGATGCGATCGTCCTGAACAGCCATGTACTCGGCGCGATGCAGGAAACCATCCAAGGCGTCTCCATCGTCAAGGCCTTCACGATGGAAGAGGAACTCGAACGCAAGATCAATAAGCTGATCACCGCAGCCGAGCACCGGCAGAACCGCATCGCCCGTCTTTCGGAGCGCAACGGACCGCTGATCGAGACCGTCGCCGGCTTCGCGATTGCCAGCCTTTTCGCCTACGCCGCCTACCGGTCGATCTACGATAATGTCTCGCCGGGCGTGTTCTTCTCCTTCGCCACTTCGCTACTGCTCGCCTATGACCCAGCCCGCCGCCTCGCCAAGCTGCAGGTGCAGCTGGAGCGGGCGGTCGTTAACGCACGGATGATCTACGAGCTGCTCGACATGGAGCCGCGCCAGCGCGACCTGCCCGATGCCAAGCCGCTGGTCGTAACCGAGGCCCGCATCGAATTCCGCGACGTTCATTTCGCCTATGGCGACGACGCCGTGCTCTCCGGCGTCAATTTCACCGCCGAGGGCGGGCAGACGACGGCGCTTGTTGGCCCTTCCGGCGCCGGCAAGTCCACCGTCATCAATCTGATTCCACGCTTCTACGATCCGAAAGCCGGCAGCATCTTCATCGATGGACAGGATATCGCGCATGTGACGAAACAATCGTTGCGAGAGCAACTCGCCTATGTTTCGCAGCAACCTTATCTCTTCGAAGGTACGATCCGCGACAACATCCGCTACGGGCGCCCGGAAGCGACCGATGCCGAGATCAAGGAGGCAGCCCGCCTCGCCTATGCCCATGATTTCATCGAGGCGCAGCCGATGGGGTACGATACCCCGGTCGGCGAAAACGGCGTGACGCTTTCCGGCGGCCAGCGGCAGCGGCTGTCGATCGCCCGCGCGCTGGTGCGCAATGCGCCGATCCTGCTTCTCGACGAGGCGACCTCGGCGCTCGACACGGAATCCGAAGCAGCCGTGCAGAAGGCTCTGGAAGAGGCGATGAGCGGCCGCACCGTCGTCGTCATCGCCCACCGCCTGTCGACGGTTGTCCGCGCCGAGAAGATCGTCGTCATGCAGAACGGCCGGGTTGTCGAAGAGGGCAACCACGAGACACTTGCGACATCAGACAATGGCCTCTACGCTCGGCTCAACAACCTGCAGCTACCGGCCATATCAAGCAACTCCCGCAAATAG
- a CDS encoding isochorismatase family protein, which translates to MPLYDPKTTALVSIDLQGLVLSRPLAPYSAQQIVTNTVAIANKLKADGGTTVFVTVGFSADYADTVNQPTDESFPLPPGGLPPAALEAPAEMAALTPDIAIAKRQWSAFYGTELDLQLRRRGIKTLIVTGVATNFGVEGTVRDAHAANYAVIVAEDAVTTLSQEMQDFACTKVLPRLSRIRKTAEILAN; encoded by the coding sequence ATGCCACTTTACGATCCCAAAACCACCGCTCTCGTTTCCATCGACCTGCAAGGCCTCGTCCTCAGCCGGCCGCTTGCGCCCTACTCCGCCCAACAGATCGTCACCAATACGGTCGCCATCGCTAACAAGTTGAAGGCCGATGGCGGAACGACCGTTTTCGTGACGGTCGGATTTTCCGCAGACTATGCCGACACTGTCAATCAGCCGACCGACGAAAGCTTCCCGCTTCCCCCAGGAGGTTTGCCGCCGGCCGCGCTCGAAGCTCCGGCCGAGATGGCAGCGCTGACGCCCGATATCGCCATCGCCAAGCGCCAGTGGAGCGCCTTCTATGGCACGGAGCTCGATCTGCAGCTGCGCCGCCGCGGCATCAAAACGCTGATCGTGACGGGCGTCGCCACCAATTTCGGTGTGGAAGGCACCGTGCGCGATGCCCACGCGGCAAATTACGCCGTCATTGTTGCCGAAGATGCCGTGACGACGCTCTCGCAGGAGATGCAGGATTTCGCCTGCACGAAAGTGCTGCCGCGGCTATCGCGTATCCGCAAGACGGCGGAAATCCTGGCAAACTGA